From the genome of Lutra lutra chromosome 8, mLutLut1.2, whole genome shotgun sequence:
cctgatatgagggagaggagatgcaacatggggggtcgaggggtaggagaagagtaaatgaaacaagatgggattgggagggagacaaaccataagtgactcttaatctcacaaaacaaactgagggttgatggggggagggggttgggagagggggtggggttatggatatcggggagggtatgtgctatggtgagtgttgtgaagtgtgtaaacctggcgattcgcagacctgtaccgctggggataaaaatatatgtttataaagctgtaaaaaaaaaaaaaaaaaaaaaaaagaaagaaagaaaggatgaatccccaagttttgtagcaacatggacgggactggaagagattatgctgagtgaaataagtcaagcagagagagtcaattatcatatggtttcacttatttgtggagcataacaaatagcatggaggacaaggggagatggagaggagaagggagttgagggaaattggaaggggaggtgaaccatgagagactatggactctgaaatacgatctgagaattttgaaggggtggggggtgggaggttgggggcaccaggtggtgggtattgtagagggcacggattgcatggagcactgggtgtggtgcaaaataatgaatactgttatgctgaaaaaaataaaaaaattaaaatatcagtgaaagtgacaaaaaaaaaaaaaaaaaaaaaaaaaaaaaaaaaaaaaagaagatgtggtatatatacacaatggaatactatgcagccatcaaaagaaatgaaatcttgccatttgcgacgacgtggatggaactagagggtatcatgcttagcgaaataagtcaattggagaaagacaactatcatatgatctccctgatatgagggagaggagatgcagcatggggggatgagggggtaggagaagaataaatgaaacaagatgggattgggagggagacaaaccatgagtgactcttaatctcacaaaacaaactgagggttgatggggggaggggattgggagaggggggtggggttatggatattggggagggtatgtgctatggtgagtgctgtgaagtgtgtaaacctggcgattcgcagacctgtacccctggggataaaaatatatgtttataaagctgtaaaaaaaaaaaaaaaaagaaaaaagaaaggatgaatacccaagttttgtagcaacatggacgggactggaagagattatgctgagtgaaataagtcaagcagagagagtcaattatcatatggtttcacttatttgtggagcataacaaatagcatggaggacaaggggagatggagaggagaagggagttgagggaaattggaaggggaggtgaaccatgagagactatggactctgaaaagcgatctgagaattttgaaggggtggggtgtgggaggttggggtcaccaggtggtgggtattgtagagggcacggattgcatggagcactgggtgtggtgcaaaaataatgaatacttttatgctgaaaaaaataaaaaattaaaaaaaaaaagaatgaatcttggaacactgaaaaaaaataaaattacaaaaaagataaaaataaaaacagaaaaataaaattcaaataaaaaagttgaaataacATATTTGTGCCTTTGTTTATAGATACTCCTTCTGTATCATATGAAATTTGCTCAGttttttttaccattgtaaaACTGCCAGCTTCCATAGTGTTTGGTACATATGTGAGTGCTTGATAAGCATTTGTTGAGTAAATTAATGATTCATAAGCAACTGAATAATAGCATTCAGCTGTACTGAATCTTTGCAAACAAATCAATCagttattaataaaaaatcatttaactttgggttcagagaaaaataacagtaaaggaaacagaaaagaaaagcactaACTGAAGGGAATCACCTCAATtatcaaatcttttatttttttctattcttttccagaCTTCATCTTTTTTGTACACAATTTCTGAAAAActgctattatatatatatatatatatatatatatatatatacactattttCCTCTATCCTTGCATTTAAAGTGTTGTGTAAACATCCCCTATAATGTTCAACAGTCTGAGTAGTTGTGGTTTTTAACAACTTCATCTAATTACATAGAGGTGTCAGACTGTGATTGCTCTTCGCCCTGTTGTctgacatttaggttgttttctatattttactaTTATGAATCTAACCTAAATGAATTGCTTCATGACACTCCAGTACAAGAAAGgtcacatttctttgtttttctaaatcaaatggtatttggcTAGGGCTCCCACCTGTGAAGGTTAATGAGAAATCCAATCTCAgtcattttttaaacagcttctgTGTCTTTCATTGGTTTTACCAGAAACCTGGGGCTAATGTGGCTCAAGAAAATTGGGAAAGGGCTCGTCATCCTCAGATCCCTTTGGGTCCCTTTGTTTTTCATTACACTCCAAATGTGGAGAGCTAGTCCTCCCTATCTTATAGTTTGGTTGGCTCCAAATGCAGCAGTGATACCTGTTCTCAGGTATCTCATATCACCTGTGGACGAGGGTGATCTGTACAACTGGGAGGTGGCCATCTTCGGGCCCCCCAAAACCCACTACGAGGGTGGCTACTTCAAGGCATGCCTCAAGTTCCCCATCGACTATCCGTACTCCCCACTGGCCTTCCGGTTCCTGACCAAGATGTGGCACCCCAATATCTACGAGACAGGGGATGTGTGCATCTccatcctccacccccccccccccccccccgttgatGACCCCCAGAGTGGGGAGTTGCCCTCAGAGTGGTGGAACCCCACCCAGAATGTCAGGACCATCCTGCTGAGTGTCATCTCGCTCCTCAACGAACTTAACACCTTCTCGCCGGCCAACGTGGACGCCTCTGTGATGTACAGGAAGTGGAAAGAGAGCAAAGGCAAGGACCGGGAGTATACGGACATCATCAGGAAGCAGGTCCTGGGGACCAAGGTGGACGCGGAGCGGGATGGCATGAAGGTGCCCACCACGCTGGCCAAGTACTGTGTGAAGACCAAGGCCCCGGCGCCCGATGAGGGCTCGGACCTCTTCTATGACGACTACTACGAGGACGGGGAGCCCGAGGCCGAGGCCGACAGCTGCTTCGGAACGATGAGGACGACTCTGGCAATGAGGGGTCCCGACACCACGACCCCGAGAATAAACTTACAGATTTTACCTCAAAAATCTTACCTCCCATTAGTGGCAGCTGATATGCAACatcccctttccttctgcttcttccaagATCTCAGGTCCTCCTGGAACACTGTGCTCAATCATATACACGGTTTCCCACACAAAAACCCACAATCCCAAACACGGTCTTGTTGTCTTCTGCCATTTACTcactcttctgcttcttctgccttCCATTCCTGTCCTCTGTCAGACAATTATAATTTCTTTCCACTATAAGTCAGACCTCTCAAACCAAGGCTTTAGTGAGACCTTTCTGTAGGGCAGCTTCTGAAATAAAAccgaaaaacaaataaacaaaccaaaaagagcTTATTAAGCCACTTGGAACTCCACCCCAAGAAGAGCCTAGAACTTGCAATACAAAGGCATGGATGTCCTTTGtgtgaaggagggaagggaaaattaTGTTACTCTTTTTAAGGCCTCTGAGAATTTGGCTCACATTTGTACCTCAGTAGATTTTCTAGCTGTGTGTGAAACGGTACAATACATATTACGAAGcacattattttttctcaagTAATAGGATTAGTGGGTCAAATTTTATAAGTCAATCTGTTAAAAACAGCTTACAAAGTTAAAAGTGTTGTAAGAAAGGGAACCAAAAGGACATCAACAACAGACAAGGTGGCTTCCACTACTATAAATTGTGTTGTGAGATAATTTAGGAAATTCTTCCATTAGAGACAAGGAGAAAGCAGGAGGCTCACGTGGTTAAGGCAAATTAAGGAAGGCCATCTCATCCTCACCTTCTACTATCACTGATGTTACAATGATACTTTCTGCTTAAGGGCCCACAGGACAGCTGACCCCTACTCTGCTGGACTCAGAAGCTCCAAAGGGCAACAGCGATGTTCTCTGTGAAGATGTCTGAGAGCCATCAAGAGAGCAGAGTTAAATCTGACTAGAACCTGAAAGAATTGAGACCTCAGGAAGTGAGTTCCCTGCTCATGGCTGCTTTCCTTGGAAGTGGGTGGGTTGTTGGTTCTGGATAGAAGAAATAAGTAGCTGAGAGCCTGTCTGCTGGCCTTATGAGCTTTTAAGAGGAAATATTAATTTGAATTCAGGGCTGGAAAGAAGGTAAAGGGCTCTGGTGAAAAATCTCTGGCTTTGGCTCGTACTCCATAGGTTCATACTCTAGGAGTAAAAATAGAGCATAGTAAAGAGCCTGGAAGGGACTGGATTTCCTGGAgatctttctttatttctgaccTAAAGGAAGGTGGTCCTAGATTGTGAGACTCCCAGAGAAGTGACAGAAACAACACAGATTTTCTTTATCAAAAGATAATAGAATTTCTAGACTCCagttaattttacaaataattttgcAAATACAATGTCTggcatacaattaaaaaaatcgGGCACACAAGGGAATAATGCAACATGACCCAACACAGAAGAATTAACAAACAATAGAGACAGACGAGTTAGGGGCTTCAGATCTTGGAGGGATGAAATTACTGGacacagactttaaaaatatgtgattttaattGAAAACATACATGACCAAGTATTTTATCAGAGATTTGGAAACCATGGGAATCTATTAAATGCAAATTCTCATACTACAAAGGGCAATAATCAAAATTAAGAGcacaaatgaaaaacagcatATTAGATATAACTGATATTTATTGAAAGGGAAGATAAGTCAGAAAAATATAACAGTCAAGTAATGAGAAATAAAGAGattgaaaatacagaagaaaggaTTAAGAGACATGGATAAGCAAGTGATAAGGTCTGGTATACATGTGATTAGAGATCCTGAAAGGAGAGGAGCAATTAAACAgtagcaatatttaaaaagataatgtcaGTTTTCTGTAAACTGACAaatccaaaaattttaaagcagttaaacaacacaaaacaaaacagaacaggcTGCCTTTAGTGGAGCAATATTCAGATCGATAATTGTCATCGAGTGGAAACAACGGGGAGCAGAAAATACGGAGTGATGTCTACAAATGCTGAAGGAATTCTATATGCAAAaccccccaaaccaaaaaccagtCAGCCAGCCAACcgaacaaatacacacacacacacacacacacacaccctccaagaaagaaggtgaaataaaggcatttttagaCAAATTATGAAGCATTTATTTAGCAGTAGATACACACTTCAAAAAATACAAAGGGTTCTTCAGGCAGactaaaaatgattttagatGGAGAGTTGGAGTAGTAGAAGGAatataaagcaatgaaaatagCAAATATGTGGCTCTCTCATTAAATAGTAGAAT
Proteins encoded in this window:
- the LOC125106928 gene encoding LOW QUALITY PROTEIN: ubiquitin-conjugating enzyme E2 R1-like (The sequence of the model RefSeq protein was modified relative to this genomic sequence to represent the inferred CDS: inserted 1 base in 1 codon), giving the protein MWRASPPYLIVWLAPNAAVIPVLRYLISPVDEGDLYNWEVAIFGPPKTHYEGGYFKACLKFPIDYPYSPLAFRFLTKMWHPNIYETGDVCISILHPPPPPPVDDPQSGELPSEWWNPTQNVRTILLSVISLLNELNTFSPANVDASVMYRKWKESKGKDREYTDIIRKQVLGTKVDAERDGMKVPTTLAKYCVKTKAPAPDEGSDLFYDDYYEDGEPEAEADSCFGXDEDDSGNEGSRHHDPENKLTDFTSKILPPISGS